The following are encoded in a window of Armatimonadota bacterium genomic DNA:
- the cpaB gene encoding Flp pilus assembly protein CpaB, producing the protein MRRRWILPVVAIAMASLTTLAVINYLRSLQREAAVVAPAKTEAVVFAKASIAERKTVTADALELRELPAAAIHPQAARRIEDVVNRVAVAPIFADEQVLLNKLAPAGVNVGLAYVLPKNKRAMTIAVNEVVGVAGFVFPGDRVDVVGTVNEGDLKFTKIILQDIEVVAIAQKVEQKPGEEPRVSTSATLALSPEQVETLAQIDNSGKVRLALRPYGVTEQVRTSGKTIESALGRVVKPAPGPAPQAAVARTAPRPRLAFGTTALRRSSGPSAPTTTAPAQAAAPKVPAPTIFNVEVWRATTKSVVSFTEARL; encoded by the coding sequence ATGAGACGCAGGTGGATCCTACCGGTTGTGGCCATTGCCATGGCGTCGCTTACAACGCTGGCAGTGATCAACTACCTGCGAAGCCTGCAACGTGAGGCTGCCGTCGTAGCCCCGGCCAAGACTGAGGCGGTCGTCTTTGCCAAGGCCAGCATCGCCGAGCGGAAAACTGTCACCGCAGACGCCCTGGAACTGCGGGAGCTTCCTGCAGCAGCTATCCACCCGCAGGCTGCACGCAGGATCGAGGACGTCGTGAACCGAGTGGCGGTGGCGCCGATCTTTGCGGATGAGCAGGTGCTGCTCAACAAGCTGGCGCCTGCCGGGGTGAACGTAGGGCTGGCCTACGTGCTCCCCAAGAACAAACGGGCCATGACCATCGCTGTGAACGAGGTAGTCGGCGTGGCTGGATTCGTCTTCCCAGGCGACCGTGTCGACGTGGTCGGCACCGTCAATGAGGGAGACCTGAAGTTCACTAAGATCATCCTGCAGGACATCGAAGTCGTGGCGATCGCTCAAAAGGTCGAGCAGAAGCCCGGGGAGGAACCACGCGTCAGCACTTCCGCCACCCTGGCCCTCTCCCCCGAACAGGTGGAGACCCTGGCACAGATCGACAACAGCGGGAAGGTCCGGCTGGCCTTGAGGCCTTATGGGGTAACGGAGCAGGTACGGACAAGCGGAAAAACCATCGAGAGCGCTCTCGGCCGCGTAGTGAAGCCTGCCCCCGGACCAGCTCCTCAGGCTGCCGTAGCTCGCACCGCTCCCCGGCCCCGTCTCGCCTTCGGGACAACCGCGCTCCGTCGCTCCTCCGGGCCGTCTGCGCCGACAACCACTGCACCCGCCCAGGCTGCCGCTCCGAAAGTCCCTGCACCTACGATTTTCAACGTCGAGGTCTGGAGAGCGACCACCAAGTCCGTTGTGAGTTTCACGGAGGCACGTTTGTGA
- a CDS encoding pilus assembly protein: MLYGPMKKCDDHRGQVAVELVLLTPLLLLLLFLIFEFGRVFGSWLIVTNAAREGARFGIVQDFDVSADPAIRQRVQQTAQFLSVDAVPCAAPYNSCIQITRSTDGLERLVTVTVRYKVYTLMPITGDIPFIGRMSYPGYLEVTGQSTMRWE, encoded by the coding sequence ATGCTGTACGGGCCAATGAAGAAGTGCGATGACCACCGAGGTCAGGTCGCGGTCGAGCTGGTCCTGCTTACACCGCTACTGCTCCTATTGCTCTTCTTGATTTTCGAGTTTGGACGTGTTTTTGGCTCGTGGCTGATCGTGACAAACGCCGCACGGGAGGGAGCCAGATTTGGCATCGTGCAGGACTTTGATGTTTCCGCTGATCCCGCCATCCGGCAGCGCGTGCAGCAAACCGCCCAGTTTCTCAGCGTGGATGCCGTGCCGTGCGCGGCACCGTACAACTCATGCATCCAGATTACTCGAAGTACCGACGGGCTGGAGCGTCTGGTCACCGTCACGGTGCGGTACAAGGTCTACACCCTCATGCCTATCACCGGGGACATTCCGTTCATTGGCCGGATGAGCTACCCGGGATACCTGGAGGTCACCGGCCAGTCGACGATGAGGTGGGAGTAG
- a CDS encoding LuxR C-terminal-related transcriptional regulator — MAFQLANRSGPLTHEQEVEFGRALAELAERIERAAEILRQLVELGNPQFPTTDLHLTSRELEMLTHLAEGRSNAEIAKLCWISENTVKFHLKNLFRKLGVRDRGQAMMIGRAMRSRLDPSRNHPSDHP; from the coding sequence GTGGCTTTTCAGCTCGCCAACCGCAGCGGGCCGCTCACCCACGAGCAGGAGGTGGAGTTTGGCCGGGCTCTGGCTGAACTTGCGGAGCGGATCGAACGGGCCGCTGAGATCCTCCGCCAGCTGGTGGAGCTGGGAAATCCCCAGTTCCCCACCACCGACCTCCATCTGACCTCCAGAGAGCTAGAAATGCTCACACATCTCGCCGAAGGGCGCTCTAACGCCGAGATTGCCAAGCTGTGCTGGATTTCCGAGAACACCGTGAAGTTTCATCTGAAGAACCTCTTCCGCAAGCTGGGGGTCAGAGATCGCGGGCAGGCCATGATGATCGGGCGGGCGATGCGTTCGAGGCTAGACCCCTCCCGAAATCACCCTAGCGACCACCCGTAG
- a CDS encoding branched-chain amino acid ABC transporter permease, with protein MDRQLLISGIIFGLSMGSIYFLLAIGLSLCFGLMRIISLDQLLYYSVGAYLTYTVQVATGNIWMAVLVGALVAGAVSLAVERFVFFRIYARDITFTMITSFGVLVGGVGTIKYIWGLIPRPAEIPVQAQVSILGTPVPVYRLIVVGLAVLVYLGITLFLNRTITGKAIRAGIEDVDHVEGLGINVYRLFTITFVLAGMLSGLAGGLHAPLIMVDPQMGLNVLAFVFMVVIIGGLGSIKGTLVSAFLVGQVTSLGSLVYAPLAQMAPFAIMLGILLVRPTGLYGSKLLKR; from the coding sequence ATGGACCGGCAGCTGCTGATCTCAGGGATCATCTTCGGGCTAAGCATGGGCAGCATCTACTTCCTGCTGGCCATCGGCCTCTCCCTGTGCTTCGGCCTGATGCGCATTATCAGCCTGGACCAGCTCCTCTACTACTCCGTGGGGGCCTACCTCACCTATACAGTGCAGGTGGCCACAGGCAACATCTGGATGGCGGTTCTGGTGGGAGCGCTGGTTGCGGGGGCGGTAAGCCTGGCGGTGGAGCGGTTCGTCTTCTTCCGCATCTACGCCCGGGATATCACCTTCACCATGATTACCTCCTTCGGCGTACTCGTCGGCGGGGTGGGGACCATCAAGTACATCTGGGGGCTGATCCCCCGGCCGGCGGAAATCCCCGTCCAGGCGCAGGTCAGCATCCTGGGGACGCCTGTTCCCGTCTATCGGTTGATTGTGGTGGGCCTGGCCGTGCTGGTCTACCTGGGGATTACCCTCTTCCTGAACCGCACCATCACCGGCAAGGCCATCCGCGCGGGCATTGAGGACGTGGACCACGTGGAAGGCCTGGGGATCAACGTCTACCGCCTCTTTACCATCACCTTCGTCCTGGCCGGGATGCTCTCGGGCCTGGCGGGAGGGCTGCACGCCCCGCTCATCATGGTGGACCCCCAGATGGGCCTCAACGTGCTGGCCTTCGTCTTCATGGTGGTGATCATCGGCGGGCTGGGCAGCATCAAGGGGACGCTGGTCTCCGCCTTTCTGGTGGGACAGGTGACTTCTCTGGGCTCGCTGGTTTACGCGCCCCTGGCCCAGATGGCCCCCTTCGCCATCATGCTGGGCATTCTCCTGGTCAGGCCCACCGGATTGTACGGCAGCAAGCTGCTGAAGCGCTGA
- a CDS encoding branched-chain amino acid ABC transporter permease encodes MLKSALRWWSGILVAFLVVAVLRLVMPLPFANEILIFSIYVMGHNFLLGRVGFISFGQPAYLGVGAYTTAFYLFYFGHNPYVGILLGLLGGLLVTLLIGPLFVRLRSDYFALVNLALAVIMYYLMEKVLAGITHGDNGLWFLARMSPTPVLDLTDPSRFFVFTFLLALLLWGFYKYLDETIYGACCLATKINEDKLQFLGYSNFRIRWLAFIIANTTTALAGALYAVYFGFVSPEITSFHRAADPVVVTILGGVGTLYGPLAGAIAYT; translated from the coding sequence GTGCTGAAGAGCGCGCTGCGCTGGTGGTCCGGCATCCTGGTTGCCTTCCTGGTGGTGGCCGTGCTGCGGCTGGTCATGCCGCTGCCTTTCGCCAACGAGATCCTCATCTTCTCCATCTACGTCATGGGCCACAACTTCCTCCTGGGGCGGGTGGGCTTCATCTCCTTCGGCCAGCCGGCCTACCTGGGGGTGGGTGCCTACACCACGGCCTTCTACCTTTTCTACTTCGGCCACAACCCCTACGTAGGCATCCTCCTGGGGCTGCTGGGGGGGCTGCTGGTCACCCTGCTCATTGGTCCGCTTTTCGTCCGGCTGCGCAGCGACTACTTCGCCCTGGTGAACCTGGCTCTGGCTGTGATCATGTACTACCTGATGGAGAAGGTGCTGGCGGGGATCACCCACGGCGACAACGGCCTGTGGTTCCTCGCCCGCATGAGCCCCACGCCCGTGCTGGACCTGACCGACCCCAGCCGGTTTTTCGTCTTCACCTTCCTCCTGGCCCTGTTGCTCTGGGGATTCTACAAGTACCTGGACGAGACCATCTACGGTGCCTGCTGCCTGGCCACCAAGATCAACGAAGATAAGCTGCAGTTCCTGGGCTACAGCAACTTCCGCATCCGCTGGCTGGCCTTCATCATCGCCAACACCACCACAGCCCTGGCCGGGGCTCTGTATGCCGTCTACTTCGGCTTCGTCAGCCCGGAGATCACCAGCTTCCACCGGGCCGCCGACCCCGTGGTGGTCACCATCCTGGGCGGGGTGGGCACGCTGTACGGGCCCCTGGCGGGGGCCATCGCCTACACCG
- a CDS encoding ABC transporter ATP-binding protein, whose product MTARDGEILVVEGLHVAYGESRVLFDAHISVRRGQLVTCVGRNGAGKTTLLRTIAGFLRPTSGSVVFNGTNLIGLRPYQIARMGLKYVPQDKRVFSDLTVRENLELASYATGDYDWEPVFAHFPRLKQLLDHKGGYLSGGERQMLMIGRALLGRPSLLLIDEPTEGLAPSLVDHLKEVLRELSKTTTLVIVEQNLPLVSAISDKVYAVREGHIVAEISDPEAIRANVCERYL is encoded by the coding sequence GTGACAGCCCGGGACGGCGAGATCCTGGTGGTGGAGGGGCTGCACGTGGCTTACGGGGAGTCCAGGGTGCTGTTCGACGCCCACATCTCCGTACGTCGGGGCCAGCTGGTCACCTGCGTGGGCCGCAACGGGGCCGGAAAAACCACCCTTCTGCGGACCATCGCTGGCTTCCTCCGCCCTACCTCCGGCTCCGTCGTCTTCAACGGAACCAACCTCATCGGTCTGCGGCCTTACCAGATCGCCCGGATGGGGCTAAAGTACGTCCCCCAGGACAAGCGCGTCTTCTCCGACCTGACGGTGCGGGAGAACCTGGAGCTGGCCAGCTACGCCACTGGGGACTACGACTGGGAACCCGTGTTCGCGCACTTTCCCCGGCTGAAGCAGCTGCTGGATCACAAGGGAGGCTACCTCAGCGGAGGGGAGCGGCAGATGCTGATGATCGGGCGGGCGCTGCTGGGGCGCCCCAGCCTGCTGCTTATCGACGAGCCCACCGAGGGCCTGGCCCCCAGCCTGGTCGACCACCTGAAGGAAGTGCTCAGGGAGCTGAGCAAGACCACCACCCTGGTCATTGTCGAGCAGAACCTGCCGCTGGTCTCGGCCATATCCGACAAGGTCTACGCCGTCAGGGAGGGGCACATTGTCGCTGAGATCTCGGATCCGGAGGCCATCAGGGCCAATGTCTGTGAACGATACCTGTAG
- a CDS encoding ABC transporter ATP-binding protein, producing MVGAGSAEAAAPAGAEIVRAVNVTKRFGQLVAVDRVTYTLREYEVAGIVGSNGAGKTTLFNLLTGYYPPDEGTIFYRGENITHATPQRRIEMGMMRTFQLTSTFDNLTTIDNLVLAFYRAYCRPSLFSMVLTARRRYRQEEKILEALEVFELQHVRDRLVRHLSLGEKRRLEIAMAVLTEPQVLLLDEPLAGLSQAEIKSVLDVLRRHVGRQTILIVEHKVSQIADFVQRLTVMHDGRIIADGNFEETLRDPEVRRSYWQIGVGAS from the coding sequence ATGGTGGGTGCGGGCTCCGCAGAGGCCGCGGCACCGGCTGGCGCGGAGATCGTTCGGGCCGTCAACGTCACCAAACGCTTCGGGCAGCTTGTGGCCGTCGACCGGGTAACCTACACGCTGCGGGAGTACGAGGTGGCGGGGATCGTCGGCTCCAATGGCGCCGGCAAGACCACCCTGTTCAACCTCCTCACCGGCTACTACCCGCCCGACGAAGGGACGATCTTCTACCGTGGGGAGAACATCACCCACGCCACGCCCCAGCGGCGGATCGAGATGGGGATGATGCGGACGTTCCAGCTCACATCAACCTTCGACAACCTGACCACCATCGACAACCTGGTGCTGGCCTTCTACCGTGCGTACTGCCGGCCCTCGCTGTTCTCCATGGTCCTGACAGCCCGCCGGAGATACCGCCAGGAGGAGAAGATCCTGGAAGCCCTGGAGGTCTTCGAGCTGCAGCATGTGCGTGACCGCCTGGTACGTCACCTCAGCCTGGGGGAGAAGAGGCGCCTGGAGATCGCCATGGCCGTGCTCACCGAGCCACAGGTGCTCCTGCTGGACGAGCCCCTGGCCGGCCTGAGCCAGGCGGAGATCAAGAGCGTCCTGGATGTGCTGCGCAGGCACGTGGGCCGCCAGACCATCCTCATCGTGGAGCACAAGGTTTCCCAGATCGCTGACTTCGTACAGCGGCTCACGGTCATGCACGACGGCAGGATCATCGCGGACGGCAACTTCGAAGAGACCCTGCGCGATCCAGAGGTCCGCCGCAGCTACTGGCAGATCGGGGTCGGCGCCAGCTGA
- a CDS encoding ABC transporter substrate-binding protein — protein MRKWLVLLLLFTLSVALAPANAGPAQPSKIKVGILLPLTGPFAAVAETQKNGALLAIDVINGKGGLNMPWGKVQVEGVVADDEAKLDVGVRRFRYLVSEGVKGVGGQTWAPLAYALNAVVMKEPLPYFPTCVMAKEAFEKGKLSPTTFAVAYSPWTVGYMSGTSAIKVLGKKRIFFLARADSWGWDIRDGVYAAAKQHGAEVVGYDEVPLGTTDFTTVLTKVRAARPDVFISAQFAADAVALLKQTHQMGLNREMTIFNAFITNVVAKGIPPEALDGVYAMHYFYYDLSDLGPTGVAKSASAFSQLYQAKYGTPADAYATIAYTAFREMFRGFETAGSFEPKAVGAALMAKPQFTTVKGPARWRQDHAPIYQFAAFLVRGKGPGEQKHAWDLFKVLGYQGGEGVMPTLQSLGY, from the coding sequence ATGAGAAAGTGGCTGGTTCTGCTGCTCCTCTTCACCCTGTCCGTGGCTCTGGCTCCAGCCAATGCGGGGCCGGCCCAACCCAGCAAGATCAAGGTGGGCATCCTGCTGCCGCTCACCGGACCGTTCGCCGCGGTGGCCGAGACGCAGAAGAACGGCGCGCTGCTAGCCATCGACGTGATCAACGGAAAAGGCGGGCTGAACATGCCCTGGGGAAAGGTGCAGGTGGAAGGGGTGGTGGCCGACGACGAGGCCAAGCTGGACGTCGGAGTCCGCCGCTTCCGCTACCTGGTCTCCGAGGGCGTCAAAGGCGTGGGTGGGCAGACGTGGGCCCCGCTGGCCTACGCCCTCAACGCCGTGGTGATGAAGGAGCCTCTGCCGTACTTCCCCACCTGCGTCATGGCCAAGGAGGCCTTCGAGAAGGGGAAGCTCTCCCCCACCACCTTTGCCGTGGCCTACAGCCCCTGGACGGTGGGATACATGTCCGGCACCTCGGCCATCAAGGTGCTGGGGAAGAAGCGCATCTTCTTCCTGGCCCGCGCTGACAGCTGGGGCTGGGACATCCGTGACGGAGTCTATGCTGCCGCCAAGCAGCACGGCGCTGAGGTGGTGGGCTACGACGAGGTCCCCCTGGGGACCACGGACTTCACCACGGTGCTGACGAAGGTGCGGGCGGCCAGGCCGGACGTCTTCATCTCGGCGCAGTTTGCTGCCGACGCGGTGGCCCTCCTGAAGCAGACCCACCAGATGGGCCTGAACCGGGAGATGACCATCTTCAACGCCTTTATCACCAACGTGGTGGCCAAGGGCATTCCTCCCGAGGCCCTGGACGGCGTCTACGCCATGCACTACTTCTACTACGACCTGAGCGACCTGGGGCCGACGGGGGTAGCCAAGAGCGCCAGCGCCTTTAGCCAGCTGTACCAGGCCAAGTACGGGACGCCGGCGGACGCCTACGCCACCATCGCCTACACCGCCTTCCGGGAAATGTTCCGCGGCTTCGAGACTGCGGGCTCTTTCGAGCCCAAGGCCGTAGGCGCAGCGCTGATGGCCAAGCCCCAGTTCACCACGGTGAAGGGACCCGCCCGCTGGCGGCAGGACCACGCGCCAATCTACCAGTTCGCTGCCTTTCTGGTCAGGGGCAAGGGCCCCGGCGAGCAGAAGCACGCCTGGGACCTCTTCAAGGTCCTGGGCTATCAGGGGGGCGAGGGGGTCATGCCCACCCTGCAGTCGCTGGGCTACTGA
- a CDS encoding xanthine dehydrogenase family protein subunit M, which yields MKPPRYIAASTVAEASTILTAEEGAHVLAGGTDLVVRMRDGLVRPAALVDIERIPDLAAIDSVDGHLRIGATATIAALLESPLVRRLAPLLAEAGAQMGAVQLRNLATVGGNLASAVPSADLAPPLIALGAVARIAAVGRERTLPVEEFFVGPHRSALRRGEVLTAVGVPPPERGSGAAFVKFGRRSAQVLAVVNAAAWVRLQQGVVEEVRIALGAVAPTPLRARTAEELLRGEPPDPRRLEEAAAAAAGETKPISDMRASADFRRHLSRVLVRRALEQAVQRARSRGWDRVL from the coding sequence GTGAAGCCGCCCCGATACATCGCTGCCTCGACGGTCGCCGAAGCCTCCACCATCCTGACGGCGGAGGAGGGGGCGCACGTGTTGGCAGGGGGCACCGACCTCGTGGTGCGCATGCGCGATGGCCTGGTGCGGCCAGCAGCGCTGGTGGACATCGAGCGTATCCCCGACCTGGCGGCCATTGACAGCGTCGACGGCCACCTGCGCATCGGGGCCACGGCAACCATCGCCGCGTTACTGGAATCACCGCTGGTCCGCCGCCTGGCGCCGCTGCTGGCCGAGGCCGGCGCCCAGATGGGCGCGGTGCAGCTGCGCAACCTGGCCACGGTGGGAGGCAACCTGGCCAGCGCCGTCCCCTCCGCCGATCTGGCCCCTCCGCTCATCGCCCTGGGAGCGGTGGCGCGGATCGCCGCAGTGGGGAGAGAGCGGACGCTGCCTGTGGAGGAGTTCTTCGTGGGGCCGCACCGCAGCGCGCTGCGCCGCGGCGAGGTGCTCACCGCCGTGGGCGTGCCTCCGCCGGAGCGAGGAAGTGGAGCGGCCTTTGTCAAGTTCGGCCGGCGTAGCGCCCAGGTCCTGGCCGTGGTCAACGCAGCGGCCTGGGTACGTCTTCAGCAGGGCGTGGTGGAGGAGGTGCGTATCGCCCTGGGCGCGGTGGCGCCCACACCGCTGCGGGCGCGCACGGCGGAGGAGCTGCTGCGGGGAGAGCCGCCGGATCCACGCCGTCTGGAGGAAGCGGCCGCTGCGGCGGCGGGAGAGACCAAGCCCATCTCCGACATGCGCGCCTCCGCGGACTTCCGGCGACATCTCTCCCGGGTGCTGGTGCGCCGCGCCCTGGAGCAAGCTGTGCAACGGGCCCGGAGCAGGGGGTGGGACCGTGTCCTATGA
- a CDS encoding (2Fe-2S)-binding protein translates to MSYELSFRLNGEPVTTAVEADESLVWVLRERLGLLGTKIGCGTGDCGACTVLLDGRPVCSCLLLAVKAQGREVMTIEGLGQPGRLHPLQQAFVDHGALQCGFCGPGMLLSAAALLARNPRPREEAVREAIAGNLCRCSGYVKIVEAILAAAEAMTGREAV, encoded by the coding sequence GTGTCCTATGAGCTCAGCTTCCGCCTGAACGGCGAGCCCGTCACCACGGCGGTGGAGGCCGACGAGAGCCTGGTCTGGGTGCTGAGGGAGCGCCTGGGGCTCCTGGGGACGAAGATCGGCTGCGGCACCGGGGACTGCGGAGCCTGCACGGTCTTGCTGGACGGGCGTCCGGTCTGCAGTTGCCTGCTGCTGGCGGTGAAGGCGCAGGGGCGGGAGGTGATGACCATCGAAGGGCTCGGCCAGCCCGGCCGCCTGCATCCCCTGCAACAGGCGTTCGTGGACCACGGCGCGCTGCAGTGCGGCTTCTGCGGTCCGGGCATGCTCCTGTCGGCGGCAGCGCTGCTGGCCCGCAATCCCCGCCCGCGGGAGGAGGCGGTGCGGGAAGCCATCGCCGGCAACCTGTGCCGCTGTAGCGGTTACGTCAAGATCGTGGAGGCCATCCTGGCCGCCGCGGAAGCGATGACCGGGAGGGAGGCCGTATGA
- a CDS encoding molybdopterin-dependent oxidoreductase has translation MTTITRPAPPVVVQEVPPQAVGRRVSRHDALLQVTGQVLYGEDMRAPGMLWAKAVRSPHPHARIISIDLLPALTAPGVRAAITARDVPRNRYGFTHQDQPVLAEDQVRHVGEAVAVVAAETLRQAEEAAARVVVHYEPLLAVFDPLEAMRPEAPRVHQGSNVAEHVRLRQGDVDAGFAAADLVVEEEFTTTFVEHAHLEPHAGLAIPAADGAVTIYSSVQRPFLVAADTAKVLAMPQHRIRVIATGVGGGFGGKNEMTLEPWIALLALKTRRPVKMVFTREEEFQATTVRHPYRMHYRTGVRRDGTLLARAVEIISDCGAYVSWGASTLAKASIHAAGPYAIPHVRIDGYLVYTNNPVGGAMRGFGVPQVGFAYECHTDAVAAAVGMDPVTFRLRNALRDGGRLPTGQVLERVTLEQTLRRALALAGWEPEGRGR, from the coding sequence ATGACGACCATCACCCGGCCCGCGCCGCCGGTCGTCGTCCAGGAGGTTCCACCTCAGGCCGTGGGGCGGCGTGTCAGCCGGCACGATGCCCTCCTCCAGGTTACCGGCCAGGTCCTTTACGGGGAGGACATGCGGGCCCCCGGGATGCTCTGGGCCAAGGCCGTCCGCAGCCCGCACCCCCACGCCCGCATCATCAGCATCGACCTCCTGCCGGCGCTGACCGCTCCCGGCGTGCGGGCAGCGATCACGGCCCGGGACGTGCCGCGCAACCGCTACGGGTTCACCCACCAGGACCAGCCTGTGCTGGCGGAGGACCAGGTGCGCCACGTGGGGGAGGCGGTAGCGGTGGTTGCCGCGGAAACCCTGCGACAGGCGGAGGAGGCGGCCGCCAGGGTGGTGGTGCACTACGAGCCCCTGCTGGCCGTCTTCGACCCCCTGGAGGCCATGCGCCCCGAGGCCCCTCGGGTGCACCAGGGCAGCAACGTGGCGGAGCACGTGCGCCTCCGCCAGGGGGACGTAGATGCCGGCTTCGCCGCCGCCGACCTGGTGGTGGAGGAGGAGTTCACCACCACGTTCGTGGAGCACGCGCACCTGGAGCCTCACGCCGGCCTGGCCATTCCCGCCGCCGACGGGGCCGTAACCATTTACTCTTCGGTGCAGCGGCCGTTCCTGGTGGCGGCAGACACGGCCAAGGTCCTGGCCATGCCGCAGCACCGCATCCGCGTCATCGCCACCGGTGTGGGCGGTGGCTTTGGGGGAAAGAACGAGATGACCCTGGAGCCCTGGATTGCCCTCCTGGCCCTGAAGACCCGCCGTCCGGTGAAGATGGTGTTCACCCGGGAGGAGGAATTCCAGGCAACGACGGTGCGTCACCCTTACCGCATGCACTACCGCACGGGCGTGCGCCGCGACGGCACCCTGCTGGCCCGGGCGGTAGAGATCATCAGCGACTGCGGCGCCTACGTTTCCTGGGGCGCCTCCACCCTGGCCAAGGCCTCCATCCACGCCGCCGGGCCGTACGCCATCCCCCACGTGCGGATCGACGGCTACCTGGTGTACACCAACAACCCGGTGGGCGGGGCGATGCGGGGGTTTGGAGTGCCGCAGGTTGGGTTCGCCTACGAGTGCCACACCGATGCGGTGGCGGCGGCCGTGGGCATGGATCCCGTCACCTTCCGCCTGCGCAACGCCCTGCGGGACGGCGGGCGCCTGCCCACGGGTCAGGTGCTGGAGAGGGTGACGCTGGAGCAGACACTGCGGCGAGCGCTGGCGCTGGCGGGGTGGGAACCGGAAGGGAGGGGGCGGTAG
- a CDS encoding nicotinate dehydrogenase medium molybdopterin subunit, with amino-acid sequence MRRRGRGVAWMAYPIGFTSYANPSAAFVKVNQDGSAVVWTGAADVGQGSTTALAQIAADALGVPLEQVTMVTSDTLHTPMDLGSVASRVTYIAGNAILRACAQARQVLLEVAAEELGIGPEGLESRGGWILVRDLPERRVRLAEIARKAEAVKGRPPIGAGSYNPPTTFLDPETGQGKPYNTYVYATQVAEVEVDTETGEVRVLRLVAVHDCGRAVNPLLVEGQIQGGMAMGMGYALSEEMAVQEGQVLNTKFADYLIPTAMDVPPLVVDLVEAPDPSGPFGAKGVGEPALLPTAPAIVNAIYDAVGVRIRELPVTAQRVLAALRAQETSAAD; translated from the coding sequence GTGCGCAGGCGCGGGCGCGGGGTCGCCTGGATGGCCTATCCCATTGGCTTCACCTCCTATGCCAACCCCAGTGCCGCGTTCGTCAAGGTGAACCAGGACGGCTCGGCCGTGGTCTGGACCGGTGCGGCGGATGTGGGGCAGGGCTCCACCACTGCGCTGGCCCAGATTGCGGCGGATGCGCTGGGCGTTCCCCTGGAGCAGGTCACCATGGTCACCAGCGACACGCTGCACACGCCCATGGACCTGGGCTCGGTGGCCAGCCGAGTCACCTACATCGCTGGCAACGCCATCCTGCGGGCCTGCGCCCAGGCCCGGCAGGTCCTGCTGGAGGTGGCGGCTGAGGAGCTGGGCATCGGCCCGGAGGGGCTGGAGAGCCGCGGCGGGTGGATCCTGGTGCGCGACCTCCCAGAGCGCCGCGTCCGCCTGGCGGAGATCGCGCGGAAGGCGGAGGCGGTGAAGGGCCGCCCTCCTATCGGCGCCGGTTCTTACAACCCACCGACGACCTTCCTCGATCCGGAGACGGGGCAGGGCAAGCCCTACAATACATATGTCTACGCCACTCAGGTCGCTGAGGTTGAGGTGGACACCGAGACCGGTGAGGTGCGGGTGCTTCGGCTTGTCGCCGTGCACGACTGCGGGCGCGCCGTCAACCCCCTGCTGGTGGAGGGGCAGATCCAGGGCGGCATGGCCATGGGCATGGGCTATGCCCTCAGCGAGGAGATGGCGGTCCAGGAGGGGCAGGTGCTCAACACCAAGTTCGCCGACTACCTGATCCCCACCGCCATGGACGTTCCTCCCCTGGTGGTGGACCTGGTGGAGGCGCCGGATCCCAGCGGGCCTTTTGGCGCCAAAGGGGTGGGGGAACCCGCGCTGCTGCCCACGGCGCCGGCCATCGTCAACGCCATCTACGACGCGGTGGGAGTACGCATCCGCGAGCTCCCCGTGACCGCGCAGCGTGTTCTGGCTGCACTGCGGGCGCAGGAGACCTCTGCCGCAGACTGA